The following proteins are encoded in a genomic region of Terriglobales bacterium:
- a CDS encoding N-acyl homoserine lactonase family protein, giving the protein MRRLLLAFVAVLLVVQWSATAGAQSYTIQAIRYATVPDFPVSNLVIGAPKEEKVNLAMVFWLLRGGGHNVLFDSGFHREKWFKQFPITEYLRPDEAVKLAGVKPEEVTDIIVSHAHWDHMGGIDLFPKATVWIQKEEFAYYTGDAWQPGGKHGGIDSEDVAELERLNTQGRLRLVNGDDVEILPGIRAYTGGRHTYASQYIRVDGEPVYVLASDNCYLYRNLKERAASATFSEADHPANIRNQERMIQLAGSADRVIPGHDALQFKNFPTEGRIARIR; this is encoded by the coding sequence ATGCGCCGGTTACTTCTCGCGTTCGTCGCCGTGCTGTTGGTCGTTCAGTGGTCTGCCACCGCGGGCGCCCAGAGTTACACGATCCAGGCCATTCGCTACGCCACCGTGCCGGACTTTCCCGTGTCTAATCTCGTGATCGGAGCGCCCAAGGAGGAAAAGGTCAACCTGGCTATGGTGTTCTGGCTTCTACGCGGCGGCGGACACAACGTCCTGTTCGACAGCGGCTTTCATCGAGAAAAATGGTTCAAGCAGTTTCCGATCACTGAATACCTGCGGCCCGATGAAGCTGTGAAACTTGCGGGAGTGAAGCCTGAGGAAGTGACGGACATCATCGTCAGTCACGCCCATTGGGATCACATGGGAGGCATTGACCTGTTCCCAAAAGCCACTGTCTGGATTCAGAAAGAGGAGTTCGCTTACTACACAGGCGATGCCTGGCAACCGGGCGGAAAACACGGCGGAATCGACAGCGAAGATGTCGCGGAATTGGAACGACTGAACACGCAAGGTCGACTGAGACTAGTGAACGGAGACGACGTAGAAATCCTTCCCGGCATCCGCGCATACACGGGCGGCCGCCACACCTATGCTTCGCAGTACATTCGCGTCGATGGCGAGCCGGTTTACGTATTGGCCTCAGACAACTGTTACCTGTATCGCAACCTTAAAGAGCGAGCTGCGTCGGCCACCTTCAGCGAAGCTGATCACCCAGCCAACATCCGTAACCAGGAACGCATGATCCAACTCGCCGGCTCCGCCGACCGTGTCATACCAGGCCACGACGCATTGCAGTTCAAGAACTTTCCTACCGAAGGCCGTATCGCCCGTATCCGCTGA